One segment of Methanolinea mesophila DNA contains the following:
- a CDS encoding helix-turn-helix domain-containing protein produces the protein MTSPRVHWPVLAAILVLFLVAPVLAGGGSAGGGNSGPGEDVAGAGSQSIEGADSQGSYGSPVSGDAVSVGQGGSRDEGAFSRNSDAVPQGPAGGADEGEVSAPSSVASAWSGQTEYSGSTAEAAPAPAGTGQGGSSEGLPTIDGSATGSGRNPGFTGISGGYGDNPAGTGQVARVPQQGAQGSARSPEGPQGMDPAGEKGAATEGSGARGQARAGDAGTGGAGLSGAESRASAGRSPESGFTPGWSYSLEGTITDGEAYARDIPRGPSETKGRGPGGMNGGPAVPPGHVPYGEVPFGHIPYGPNPAGTVMSPAPQAQEDQRRTPRPRSWQHATIETTGDTPAVPAAFPLVFPPLIPLGYRRIFGKNVLANPSRKRIYDHICQHPGTDLNGVTGACGMNRETTRYHLRQLASSHKITVLSADGNTRYFQNHGLFSRRDQMVIHHLEKGTSGEILRYVATHHGATRQDIAEYLGIAGPTVSRHLATLVREGLIVTRKEGKFLRCELGADVCIPGSPLRLEFPEHLQGACSGS, from the coding sequence ATGACCTCCCCCCGTGTTCATTGGCCGGTCCTCGCCGCAATTCTGGTGTTGTTCCTCGTAGCCCCGGTCCTTGCGGGAGGCGGATCCGCCGGTGGAGGAAATTCAGGCCCCGGGGAGGATGTTGCGGGGGCCGGAAGTCAATCCATTGAAGGAGCCGATTCACAGGGATCGTATGGCTCGCCAGTTTCCGGGGATGCCGTTTCCGTGGGCCAGGGAGGGAGCCGGGATGAAGGGGCCTTCTCCCGGAACTCCGATGCAGTTCCCCAGGGTCCGGCCGGAGGGGCGGATGAAGGGGAGGTCTCCGCTCCCTCATCTGTCGCTTCTGCCTGGTCCGGGCAGACGGAATATTCAGGATCGACCGCAGAGGCGGCACCCGCACCCGCAGGCACAGGACAGGGGGGCAGCAGCGAGGGATTGCCCACCATTGACGGATCCGCCACCGGCTCCGGGAGGAACCCCGGGTTTACGGGGATATCCGGCGGGTATGGAGACAATCCGGCCGGGACCGGCCAGGTGGCAAGGGTTCCGCAGCAGGGCGCGCAAGGATCGGCACGTTCGCCGGAAGGCCCGCAGGGGATGGATCCTGCGGGCGAGAAGGGGGCCGCCACGGAAGGATCCGGAGCCCGGGGGCAGGCAAGGGCCGGCGACGCGGGAACGGGTGGAGCCGGACTTTCAGGAGCGGAGAGCAGGGCCTCAGCCGGCCGCTCCCCGGAGTCCGGTTTTACCCCGGGGTGGTCCTACTCCCTGGAGGGGACGATAACCGATGGAGAGGCATATGCGAGGGATATTCCTCGCGGCCCATCGGAAACGAAGGGAAGAGGACCGGGCGGCATGAACGGCGGGCCTGCTGTCCCGCCGGGCCACGTCCCCTACGGTGAAGTCCCCTTCGGGCATATTCCCTACGGACCTAACCCCGCGGGGACGGTCATGTCGCCTGCCCCGCAGGCACAGGAAGATCAGAGGAGGACTCCCCGGCCGCGTTCCTGGCAGCATGCGACGATCGAAACGACGGGGGATACCCCCGCGGTTCCGGCTGCGTTCCCCCTGGTGTTCCCGCCGCTTATCCCCCTGGGATACCGGAGGATCTTCGGGAAGAACGTCCTCGCGAACCCCTCGCGGAAAAGGATCTACGACCATATATGCCAGCACCCGGGAACCGACCTGAACGGGGTCACCGGGGCGTGCGGGATGAACCGCGAGACAACAAGGTATCATCTCAGGCAACTGGCCTCATCCCATAAGATCACCGTGCTGTCGGCAGACGGCAACACACGATACTTCCAGAACCACGGGCTCTTCTCGAGGAGGGACCAGATGGTCATACACCACCTGGAGAAGGGGACTTCGGGCGAGATCCTTCGTTACGTCGCCACCCACCACGGTGCAACCCGGCAGGATATCGCTGAGTACCTGGGAATTGCGGGTCCTACCGTCAGCAGGCACCTCGCAACTCTCGTACGGGAAGGCCTGATCGTGACGAGAAAAGAAGGGAAGTTCCTTCGCTGCGAACTTGGAGCGGATGTATGTATCCCAGGGTCCCCGCTCCGCCTGGAGTTCCCCGAACACCTGCAGGGAGCCTGTTCCGGCTCCTGA
- the mbhE gene encoding hydrogen gas-evolving membrane-bound hydrogenase subunit E, with translation MKRFVSWLVLTVLGLAMLTVPLFMTFGVPAYSDMDLYFLNYGQLQAAANNIVTSVVFDYRGFDTLGESVVLFTAVVSVGLLFRKLHGGEELEDE, from the coding sequence ATGAAGCGGTTCGTGTCGTGGCTGGTCCTGACGGTCCTGGGGCTGGCCATGCTCACCGTTCCTCTGTTCATGACCTTCGGGGTTCCCGCATACTCCGACATGGACCTGTACTTCCTGAATTACGGGCAGCTCCAGGCCGCCGCCAACAACATCGTGACCAGCGTGGTATTCGATTATCGTGGGTTCGATACCCTTGGCGAATCGGTGGTGCTCTTTACCGCGGTCGTGAGCGTGGGGCTGCTCTTCCGGAAACTGCATGGAGGTGAAGAGCTTGAGGATGAGTAA
- a CDS encoding NADH-quinone oxidoreductase subunit C has protein sequence MSPDTVLTAEQVPEYFRERFGAGVKETRVTERREGAKRNPNFNIWIDLDRELLKPAILALMELDYPHLAVISGTDLGEEIRMIYHFSIYYGKKHGEYTVSLAVHVPKTDLSIPTISDLIPGAVFTEREKQEFLGIRVVGIPDNRRLFLPEDFPEGVYPWRKDETGVPDSMVKDLYMSQRPTDRPAPPAGEKELCEIEPKAEPAPASSPEQPTEQKEVKE, from the coding sequence ATGAGCCCGGACACCGTCCTCACCGCAGAACAGGTCCCGGAGTACTTCCGGGAGCGGTTCGGCGCCGGAGTGAAAGAGACCCGGGTGACCGAACGGCGCGAAGGGGCAAAGAGGAACCCCAACTTCAACATCTGGATCGACCTGGACCGGGAGCTCCTGAAACCCGCGATACTCGCATTAATGGAACTGGATTACCCGCATCTCGCGGTAATCTCGGGGACCGATCTCGGGGAGGAGATCCGGATGATCTACCACTTCTCCATATACTACGGAAAGAAACACGGGGAGTACACCGTAAGTCTCGCGGTCCACGTTCCGAAGACCGATCTTTCCATTCCCACCATCTCGGACCTGATCCCGGGTGCAGTCTTCACCGAACGGGAAAAGCAGGAGTTCCTGGGGATCAGGGTTGTCGGCATCCCCGACAACCGCCGGCTCTTCCTGCCCGAGGACTTCCCCGAAGGCGTGTATCCCTGGAGGAAGGACGAGACGGGTGTCCCCGACTCCATGGTAAAAGACCTCTACATGTCGCAGCGGCCGACGGACCGGCCCGCACCGCCTGCCGGGGAGAAAGAACTCTGCGAGATTGAACCGAAGGCGGAACCGGCCCCGGCCTCGTCTCCCGAACAACCCACAGAACAGAAGGAGGTGAAGGAATGA
- a CDS encoding respiratory chain complex I subunit 1 family protein, whose protein sequence is MSTALTAAMIIGWTVVISVYGILVGLFLLGIDRKLAAHMQARIGPPLRQPFRDVRKLLIKESVIPANAIPWMFNLAPIMALASSLVILLYLPAGSVMPPLGSYGDLILVMYLLTVPALALVAGGFASGSPYATVGAQREMVTMIAYEFPLAIVVVAVAWRLGAAGLAEPFTLTTIASNPIWSVVGPLGILGILLLLFISAAITPAELSRIPFDTQEAETELAGGLLVEYSGRNLAMFYLSQGVKSLVMGALVVAIFFPWNISTFVAMPATVALPVDLLFFLAKVILVLFFSVTLVRVAMARFRISQVIPVYWTYLSVIGLVGLLLLMADTVIPLAGVGA, encoded by the coding sequence ATGAGCACCGCACTCACGGCGGCGATGATAATCGGGTGGACCGTAGTAATCAGCGTCTACGGCATCCTCGTCGGGCTCTTCCTCCTGGGGATCGACCGGAAGCTCGCCGCCCACATGCAGGCGAGGATCGGTCCTCCGCTTCGCCAGCCGTTCCGGGACGTGCGCAAACTCCTGATCAAGGAGAGCGTGATCCCGGCGAATGCCATCCCCTGGATGTTCAACCTCGCCCCGATCATGGCGCTCGCGTCAAGCCTGGTCATCCTCCTCTACCTCCCGGCGGGGAGCGTCATGCCCCCGCTCGGTTCGTACGGGGACCTGATCCTGGTCATGTACCTGCTCACCGTCCCGGCCCTCGCGCTGGTAGCGGGGGGGTTCGCATCCGGTTCGCCCTACGCGACCGTGGGTGCACAGAGAGAGATGGTCACCATGATCGCCTACGAGTTCCCCCTCGCCATCGTGGTGGTAGCGGTGGCCTGGCGGCTCGGGGCTGCAGGGCTTGCCGAACCGTTCACCCTGACGACCATCGCCTCCAATCCCATTTGGTCGGTAGTGGGGCCGCTCGGTATACTCGGGATCCTGCTCCTGCTCTTCATCAGTGCGGCGATCACCCCTGCGGAGCTCTCCCGGATACCGTTCGACACCCAGGAGGCGGAGACCGAGCTCGCCGGCGGGTTGCTGGTGGAGTATTCCGGCCGGAACCTGGCCATGTTCTACCTCTCCCAGGGGGTCAAGTCCCTGGTTATGGGAGCGCTCGTGGTGGCGATCTTCTTCCCGTGGAATATCTCGACATTCGTTGCAATGCCCGCAACAGTGGCATTACCGGTCGACCTCCTGTTCTTCCTGGCAAAAGTCATCCTGGTACTGTTCTTCTCGGTGACCCTCGTCAGGGTCGCGATGGCACGGTTCAGGATCAGCCAGGTAATCCCGGTATACTGGACATACCTGAGCGTGATCGGTCTCGTTGGCCTGCTCCTGCTCATGGCGGACACGGTGATCCCGCTTGCGGGGGTGGGGGCATGA
- a CDS encoding NADH-quinone oxidoreductase subunit B family protein gives MKPTRAFNESLWAFHFNSGSCNGCEIEIVAAITPRYDPERFGIKLVGSPKHADLLIITGPVVKKMKDRLLRVYAQIPDPKVVMCVGTCGISGGVFYDSYNLEGPVDDVVPVDVYVPGCPPRPEAIIHGVVKALAKLERIEGVGQ, from the coding sequence ATGAAACCGACCCGTGCATTCAACGAATCCCTCTGGGCCTTCCACTTCAACTCCGGGTCCTGCAACGGGTGCGAGATAGAAATTGTGGCGGCGATCACCCCTCGTTACGACCCCGAGAGGTTCGGGATCAAGCTGGTGGGATCACCGAAACACGCAGACCTGCTGATCATTACCGGCCCGGTGGTGAAGAAGATGAAGGACCGGCTCCTGCGGGTCTATGCACAGATCCCCGATCCGAAGGTGGTGATGTGCGTCGGCACCTGCGGCATATCGGGAGGGGTATTTTACGACTCCTATAACCTGGAAGGTCCTGTAGACGACGTGGTCCCTGTGGACGTGTACGTTCCCGGGTGCCCCCCCCGGCCGGAAGCGATAATCCATGGGGTAGTAAAGGCCCTGGCAAAACTTGAGCGGATCGAGGGGGTGGGGCAATGA
- a CDS encoding monovalent cation/H+ antiporter complex subunit F: MIEYFYAAALILVALILLCLVRLYLGPTPADRAIAVDTVNTLTVAVLILLGVSFRQIIFVDVAIVYALLSFVSTLFIAKYLGGEL; this comes from the coding sequence ATGATAGAGTATTTTTACGCGGCAGCACTGATCCTGGTCGCGCTCATCCTGCTCTGCCTGGTACGACTCTACCTCGGACCTACGCCTGCGGACAGGGCCATTGCGGTGGATACGGTCAATACCCTCACGGTTGCGGTCCTTATCCTCCTCGGGGTCTCGTTCCGTCAGATAATCTTCGTCGACGTGGCGATCGTCTATGCGTTGCTCTCGTTCGTGAGCACGCTGTTCATCGCCAAGTACCTGGGAGGGGAGCTCTAG
- a CDS encoding MnhB domain-containing protein, giving the protein MSKIVRISANLLYTFVIIFGLYVILHGHLTPGGGFQGGAVVATGVALILVAFSYEDVLAMLKKVTFTLQESAGLLLFIGTALLAMGLGVTFFYNYLANSGSLFGMPVPFGPNPGELDTAGVIPIMNIAVGIEVWGGLALIVFYMLSGIARERV; this is encoded by the coding sequence ATGAGTAAAATCGTCCGTATCTCGGCGAACCTCCTGTATACTTTCGTCATTATCTTCGGGCTCTACGTGATCCTGCACGGACACCTCACCCCCGGCGGGGGGTTCCAGGGCGGTGCAGTGGTCGCCACAGGCGTCGCCCTGATACTCGTGGCGTTCTCCTACGAAGACGTCCTCGCAATGCTGAAGAAAGTGACCTTCACCCTCCAGGAATCTGCCGGGCTGCTCCTCTTCATCGGGACCGCCCTGCTCGCCATGGGGCTGGGGGTGACGTTCTTCTACAATTACCTCGCCAATAGCGGCTCCCTCTTCGGGATGCCGGTACCGTTCGGGCCCAACCCGGGAGAACTCGACACCGCAGGGGTCATCCCTATCATGAACATCGCCGTCGGGATCGAGGTGTGGGGAGGGCTGGCATTGATTGTATTCTACATGCTTTCCGGCATCGCCAGGGAGAGGGTCTGA
- a CDS encoding Na+/H+ antiporter subunit E, with protein sequence MPTILAFCDDHEPTRTDPIWDAMCRGDTVIAFLLTTVLALFIYLLLTAGSGDVWLWSPSELVAGVALAVVTGGVTRNFLCRSRDFRMANPARWLLLPVYVAGPFLVEMAKANLDVAYRVITGRIRPGIIKVKSGMNTDLGMFLLANSITLTPGTITVDIDEETRDLYVHNINIHPGEEQKSEIPAEELFSLANLPAWIRRIAE encoded by the coding sequence GTGCCAACCATTCTAGCATTCTGTGATGATCATGAACCCACAAGAACAGACCCGATATGGGACGCCATGTGCCGGGGGGATACCGTGATCGCATTTCTGTTGACTACGGTCCTCGCGCTCTTCATCTACCTCCTCCTCACCGCAGGAAGCGGAGATGTGTGGCTATGGTCCCCCTCCGAACTGGTGGCGGGGGTTGCGCTCGCCGTGGTCACCGGGGGTGTCACCAGGAATTTCCTCTGCCGCTCGAGGGACTTCCGGATGGCAAATCCCGCACGATGGCTGCTTCTTCCCGTCTATGTTGCGGGGCCCTTCCTGGTGGAGATGGCGAAAGCCAATCTCGATGTTGCGTACCGCGTGATCACCGGGCGGATCCGGCCCGGTATCATAAAGGTGAAGTCAGGGATGAACACCGACCTGGGGATGTTTCTCCTGGCCAACTCCATCACGCTCACCCCCGGGACGATCACCGTGGACATAGACGAAGAGACCCGCGATCTCTACGTGCATAATATCAATATCCATCCCGGTGAGGAGCAGAAGTCCGAGATTCCCGCAGAAGAACTCTTTTCCCTGGCCAACCTTCCGGCCTGGATCCGGAGGATCGCGGAATGA
- the mnhG gene encoding monovalent cation/H(+) antiporter subunit G, with product MIADWIVIVLLAIGTIFNALGVLGLLRFPDLYTRMHAATKATTFGSIFTGVSVIVYGIWMYVTVAEVQYITLSIHVLIAVIALAFTNAVSSHAIARAAHRSGILPSPAVVDRLSEVEP from the coding sequence ATGATAGCAGACTGGATTGTGATCGTGCTGCTCGCAATCGGCACGATATTCAATGCCCTCGGGGTACTCGGGCTTCTCCGCTTCCCCGACCTCTATACGAGGATGCACGCGGCGACAAAGGCCACGACATTCGGCTCGATCTTCACCGGCGTCTCGGTCATCGTCTACGGCATATGGATGTACGTGACAGTGGCGGAGGTGCAATACATCACCCTCTCCATCCACGTGCTGATCGCGGTGATCGCACTCGCATTCACGAATGCGGTGAGTTCACACGCTATCGCCCGGGCGGCGCACAGGAGCGGAATACTCCCGAGCCCGGCCGTGGTGGACAGATTGTCGGAGGTGGAACCATGA
- a CDS encoding sodium:proton antiporter: MFFNIPYIAVVVLALIGLATVLFKRNLIKIFLGIVILESAVNLFLIALGYREGGIAPIYTNAPAGEEMVFSTVQALTLTSIVIGVATTAVMLTFAMVLWKKYGSIETNKIRRLKE; encoded by the coding sequence ATGTTTTTCAATATTCCCTACATCGCCGTAGTGGTCCTGGCCCTGATAGGCCTCGCTACGGTCCTGTTCAAAAGAAATCTCATAAAGATCTTCCTGGGGATCGTTATCCTCGAATCTGCGGTCAACCTGTTCCTCATCGCCCTCGGCTACCGTGAAGGGGGCATCGCCCCGATATACACCAACGCACCCGCAGGTGAGGAGATGGTGTTCTCCACGGTCCAGGCGCTCACCCTCACCTCGATCGTAATCGGGGTCGCCACCACCGCGGTGATGCTCACCTTCGCAATGGTGCTTTGGAAGAAATACGGGTCGATTGAGACGAACAAGATCAGGAGGCTGAAGGAATGA
- a CDS encoding hydrogenase: MEIFSSLLSGSGAWNPLAWLLAFVVAAVIAYLIWARGERSYKKGTEQTAPFISGNKEPPKGDLHVRAGNLYWGYTDALKGYYERIVPLHSGDMNDYVLWYLGITALIMVIVVVFS, translated from the coding sequence ATGGAAATATTCTCCTCGCTGCTTTCCGGATCGGGGGCCTGGAACCCGCTGGCCTGGTTATTGGCATTCGTGGTGGCTGCGGTTATTGCCTACCTCATCTGGGCCAGGGGCGAGCGTTCCTATAAGAAGGGAACCGAACAGACCGCCCCGTTCATCTCCGGGAACAAGGAACCTCCGAAAGGTGACCTGCACGTAAGGGCGGGAAACCTCTACTGGGGGTATACCGATGCGCTGAAAGGATATTACGAGCGGATCGTCCCGCTCCATTCAGGAGACATGAACGACTATGTGCTATGGTACCTGGGGATCACGGCGCTGATTATGGTGATCGTGGTGGTGTTCTCATGA
- a CDS encoding 4Fe-4S binding protein: protein MSSLPMIPELLRQLFRTPATNKFPAKYLPPSVTKYLEKVGRGEATLNPPIAIPPKFRGKISYDRDGCIGCSLCVKICPSNAIELIKETKRIRIWVDQCIFCSQCTDICPKGGLKMTGEYLLADENRYSENLIVE, encoded by the coding sequence ATGAGTTCGCTCCCCATGATCCCGGAACTGCTCCGGCAGCTCTTCCGGACGCCGGCCACCAACAAGTTCCCGGCCAAGTACCTCCCGCCCTCGGTCACGAAATACCTGGAGAAAGTGGGCCGGGGAGAGGCGACGCTCAATCCTCCGATTGCCATCCCCCCGAAGTTCCGCGGCAAGATCTCCTATGACCGGGACGGGTGCATCGGCTGCAGCTTGTGCGTTAAAATTTGCCCGTCCAATGCCATCGAGTTGATTAAAGAGACGAAAAGGATCCGCATCTGGGTCGACCAGTGCATCTTCTGTTCGCAATGCACCGACATCTGTCCGAAGGGCGGGCTGAAGATGACCGGGGAGTATCTGCTTGCCGACGAAAACCGGTACTCTGAGAACCTGATCGTCGAATAA
- a CDS encoding proton-conducting transporter transmembrane domain-containing protein: MSQDVINVIIAQSPALLIAIPLVFAFFCPFIGKISNTVRNIWVAAGMALTSAIALILAWDVYAFGTRIYVFGAQAANLALPMDSGGIPVRIIFTVDPMSALMQIIAAITGLAIILYSISSEQRHSGLSSFYTLYLLMITGIMGMVSTGDLFNFFVFLEILSIASAGLIAYRVDKGLAVEAALKYFVLSTIGALAILFAIGIYYGEYNALNIAMIASRMQFTVLDQVALVLIMAALAMKCGSVPMHFWTPDAYSMAPSSITAMLVVASQASLYGIFRVLFTLYNVTLNTATVGWIIIVLGVLSMVVGVTMAIPQKNVKRLMAYHAISQTGYMLLGVGVGLAVLGNQPLMDSFGYVAMEGGIFHIINHAMYKGLLFLTAGAVFFRIGTYNLNKMGGLGHSMKWTMVFFIIGALAIAGIPPFNGFASKWMIYESVYVFNPILAVIAMVVSILTLASFVKVFHSIFMGPKLPEHADVKEAPLSMLIGMGILAVIVILFGIFPEAVVNTLIAPAAHALTNQGAYISAVLGGA; encoded by the coding sequence ATGAGCCAGGATGTCATAAACGTCATTATTGCCCAGTCCCCCGCACTCCTCATCGCAATACCCCTGGTATTTGCATTTTTCTGTCCATTTATCGGAAAAATTTCCAATACGGTAAGGAATATCTGGGTTGCGGCGGGCATGGCGCTCACCTCCGCAATCGCCCTGATCCTTGCATGGGACGTCTACGCGTTCGGGACCAGGATCTACGTCTTCGGAGCCCAGGCGGCGAACCTTGCGCTCCCGATGGACTCGGGAGGCATACCGGTGAGGATCATCTTCACGGTCGATCCCATGAGCGCCCTGATGCAGATCATCGCGGCAATCACCGGGCTTGCCATAATCCTCTATTCCATAAGCAGCGAGCAACGTCATTCCGGACTTTCGAGTTTCTATACCCTTTACCTGCTGATGATCACCGGTATCATGGGGATGGTCTCCACGGGGGACCTCTTCAATTTCTTCGTGTTCCTGGAGATCCTCTCTATCGCATCGGCGGGCCTGATCGCCTACCGGGTGGACAAAGGGCTCGCGGTGGAAGCCGCCCTCAAGTATTTCGTCCTCTCAACGATCGGCGCACTCGCTATCCTGTTTGCAATAGGGATCTACTACGGTGAATATAACGCACTCAACATCGCGATGATCGCCTCCCGCATGCAGTTTACGGTGCTCGACCAGGTTGCCCTGGTGCTGATCATGGCCGCACTGGCAATGAAATGCGGGTCGGTTCCCATGCACTTCTGGACACCGGACGCGTATTCCATGGCTCCCTCGTCCATCACCGCGATGCTTGTAGTAGCGAGCCAGGCGAGCCTGTACGGGATCTTCCGGGTGCTCTTCACCCTTTACAACGTCACCCTCAACACTGCGACGGTGGGATGGATCATAATCGTGCTCGGGGTGCTCTCCATGGTCGTCGGCGTGACCATGGCGATCCCGCAGAAGAACGTGAAACGGCTGATGGCATACCATGCGATCTCCCAGACCGGGTACATGCTGCTCGGGGTGGGGGTTGGCCTCGCGGTGCTCGGGAACCAGCCCCTGATGGACTCTTTCGGCTATGTCGCCATGGAGGGAGGGATCTTCCACATCATCAACCACGCCATGTACAAGGGCCTGCTCTTCCTGACCGCCGGTGCGGTCTTCTTCCGTATCGGGACCTATAACCTGAACAAGATGGGCGGGCTCGGTCACAGCATGAAGTGGACCATGGTCTTCTTCATCATCGGCGCACTCGCCATTGCCGGGATCCCACCGTTTAATGGTTTTGCCTCGAAATGGATGATATACGAATCGGTGTACGTATTCAACCCGATCCTCGCCGTTATCGCCATGGTGGTAAGCATCCTCACCCTCGCATCTTTCGTCAAGGTCTTCCATTCCATTTTCATGGGGCCGAAACTGCCGGAGCATGCCGATGTGAAAGAAGCCCCGCTTTCCATGCTGATCGGCATGGGAATCCTCGCCGTGATCGTGATCCTCTTCGGGATCTTCCCCGAGGCGGTGGTGAATACCCTTATCGCCCCGGCGGCGCATGCCCTCACGAACCAGGGCGCGTATATCTCGGCGGTCCTGGGAGGTGCGTGA
- a CDS encoding hydrogenase large subunit: protein MSGNEGKKAPYVVPIGPTHPALKEPVMFTFKMEGESIKDVDFAPGQTHRGIEWMGMRRNPVQIVHLTDRICGICGVHHTLAFARAVEQIAEIEVPPRADYIRTILAEFERIQSHLLWAGVAAHELGFDSLLHLTWRVREQSMDVIENLTGNRVNYGIVQVGGVRRDIVPDQHKIIEDCLSTYEGLLGKLLDLFLHDRSITLRCRDRGVLSRQQALELCTVGPTARASGVNADLRQDYPYCAYGDLDITAVLPDQHMGETRGDVYDRIVVRLIEVGQSCGIVRQCLDQMPSGPITGEEKLAKLLAICKKARGEAIGRVEAPRGECFHYVRMNGKESPEGWKVKASSYSNLMSWIPMLRGEQIADIPIIVASIDPCLSCTDRVAVVKDNSRQIMTKEELHRLSVEKTRRLSS, encoded by the coding sequence ATGAGCGGAAACGAAGGGAAGAAAGCGCCCTATGTGGTCCCTATCGGCCCGACACACCCCGCACTGAAGGAACCGGTGATGTTCACCTTCAAGATGGAAGGCGAATCGATAAAGGATGTGGATTTCGCCCCGGGACAGACCCACCGGGGGATCGAATGGATGGGGATGCGAAGGAACCCCGTCCAGATCGTGCACCTCACCGATCGGATATGCGGAATATGCGGGGTGCACCATACCCTCGCATTTGCCCGTGCCGTCGAGCAGATCGCAGAGATCGAGGTCCCGCCAAGGGCAGACTACATTCGGACCATCCTCGCCGAGTTCGAGAGGATACAGTCGCACCTGCTCTGGGCGGGAGTCGCCGCCCACGAACTCGGGTTCGATTCCCTGCTCCACCTCACCTGGAGGGTCCGGGAACAGTCGATGGACGTGATTGAGAACCTCACCGGAAACCGTGTGAATTACGGCATCGTCCAGGTGGGCGGCGTCAGGAGGGACATCGTTCCCGATCAACACAAGATAATCGAAGACTGCCTCTCCACGTACGAGGGGCTGCTCGGGAAACTGCTCGACCTGTTCTTACACGACCGGAGCATCACGCTCAGGTGCAGGGACAGGGGGGTGCTCTCCCGCCAGCAGGCGCTCGAGCTCTGTACCGTCGGTCCAACCGCCAGGGCTTCCGGGGTCAATGCGGACCTCCGGCAGGACTATCCCTACTGCGCATACGGGGACCTCGACATCACCGCGGTGCTCCCCGACCAGCATATGGGCGAGACGAGGGGAGACGTATACGACCGGATCGTCGTCCGGTTGATCGAGGTCGGCCAGTCCTGCGGGATCGTGCGGCAGTGCCTGGACCAGATGCCCTCCGGGCCGATCACCGGGGAAGAGAAGCTCGCGAAGCTCCTCGCAATATGCAAGAAGGCCAGGGGAGAAGCGATAGGCCGGGTCGAAGCCCCCCGCGGCGAATGCTTCCACTACGTCCGGATGAACGGGAAGGAGTCGCCGGAGGGATGGAAGGTGAAAGCCTCCTCCTACAGCAACCTGATGTCCTGGATACCGATGCTTCGAGGCGAACAGATCGCCGATATCCCCATCATCGTGGCGTCCATCGACCCCTGCCTCTCCTGCACCGACAGGGTGGCAGTGGTGAAGGATAATTCCAGACAGATCATGACCAAGGAGGAGCTGCACCGTCTATCGGTGGAGAAGACCAGGAGGCTTTCATCATGA
- a CDS encoding DUF4040 domain-containing protein — translation MIPEILHFLVIAGLIVSALLVYYFKDLLAAAIAAGFFSFLISVEFYLLQAPDVAISQAGIGAGLTTAIFIVAIRGTTRYEGEREEEK, via the coding sequence ATGATCCCCGAGATTCTGCATTTCCTGGTGATCGCAGGGCTGATCGTCTCCGCCCTGCTGGTCTATTACTTCAAGGATCTCCTCGCCGCGGCCATCGCGGCGGGGTTCTTCAGCTTCCTGATATCCGTCGAGTTTTACCTTCTCCAGGCCCCCGACGTGGCCATATCCCAGGCAGGCATCGGAGCCGGGCTGACCACGGCGATCTTCATCGTCGCCATCCGGGGGACCACCCGTTACGAGGGTGAGAGGGAGGAGGAGAAATGA